From Symphalangus syndactylus isolate Jambi chromosome X, NHGRI_mSymSyn1-v2.1_pri, whole genome shotgun sequence, the proteins below share one genomic window:
- the LOC129475412 gene encoding small ribosomal subunit protein eS7-like produces MGQIIRRTSSIRRLQPALSKEKATFSLNTRITKPNGKKPDKFKFGISQALLEPKMNVDLKAQLRELNIIAAKETEVGGSQKAIMIFVPVSRLKSSQKIQVWLVHELEKKFSEKHVVFIAQRRILPKPT; encoded by the exons ATGGGCCAAATTATACGCAGAACAAGTTCCATAAGAAGGCTCCAG CCAGCACTCAGCAAGGAGAAGGCCACGTTCAGTTTGAACACCAGGATCACGAAGCCCAACGGCAAGAAGCCAGACAAGTTCAAGTTCGGCATCTCCCAGGCTCTTCTGGAGCCAAAGATGAACGTGGACCTCAAGGCTCAGCTCAGGGAGCTGAATATCATAGCAGCCAAGGAAACTGAAGTTGGTGGTAGTCAGAAAGCTATCATGATCTTTGTTCCTGTTTCTCGACTGAAATCTTCCCAGAAAATCCAAGTCTGGCTAGTACATGAATTGGAGAAAAAGTTCAGTGAGAAGCATGTTGTCTTTATTGCTCAGAGGAGAATTCTGCCTAAGCCAACTTGA